Proteins from one Amycolatopsis benzoatilytica AK 16/65 genomic window:
- a CDS encoding ABC transporter permease, with translation MALAHGRVISARTIGLTLLGLAPVAFLVVFFAWPVVAIVGRGFSAGGADTVLGDPRTWRLAGFTLVSAGASTMVAVLAGLPVAYLLARVRLPGVGLARTIVLVPFVLPTVVVGLAFRAIWPDGGVLPLVLANAFFNVAVVARTVAGLWAHLDPRAAEAARALGASPWRAFRSVTLPSLAPAVASAAAVVFLFCATSFGVVLILGGGNYRTLETEIYLRTVDLLDLSGASALSLIQFAAVVATLVIGAVARRKRENAVKLKSARVTARRPRGGEWWMVGAAVTVIGLLIAPIVALLAESVSASDGWSLAGYRALNTTGENDSLQISGWLAAKNSLAAATDATLLAMAVGVVASVVLVALRRSPGRFARGMGETMDVALMLPLGVSAVTVGFGYLVTLDALPGDLRTSPLLVPFAQALVIIPLVVRMILPVLRAVDIRLRQAAATLGASPARVWREIDFPLVARSVVAAAGFGYVVALGEFGATSFLARPDAPTLPVAVATLISRPGQLNNQMAYAACALLMVVTVAAVALIDRFGSVRGRNTVGEF, from the coding sequence ATGGCGCTCGCTCATGGGCGCGTGATCTCCGCGCGCACCATCGGGCTCACGCTGCTCGGCTTGGCGCCGGTCGCGTTCCTGGTGGTGTTCTTCGCTTGGCCGGTGGTCGCGATCGTCGGCCGCGGCTTTTCGGCCGGCGGAGCAGACACTGTGCTCGGCGACCCGCGGACCTGGCGGCTCGCCGGGTTCACGCTGGTCAGCGCTGGCGCGTCGACAATGGTCGCGGTGCTCGCCGGGCTGCCGGTGGCGTACCTGCTGGCCCGGGTCCGGCTGCCGGGCGTCGGGTTGGCGCGCACCATCGTACTGGTCCCGTTCGTGCTGCCGACCGTGGTGGTCGGGCTGGCTTTCCGCGCGATCTGGCCGGACGGCGGCGTGCTGCCGCTGGTGCTGGCCAACGCGTTCTTCAACGTCGCGGTCGTCGCGCGGACCGTGGCCGGTCTGTGGGCGCATCTCGACCCGCGCGCGGCGGAAGCGGCGCGTGCGCTCGGAGCTTCGCCGTGGCGAGCGTTTCGTTCGGTGACGCTGCCTTCGCTCGCCCCGGCGGTCGCGTCCGCGGCGGCGGTGGTGTTTCTTTTCTGCGCGACCAGCTTCGGCGTGGTGCTGATCCTCGGTGGCGGCAACTACCGCACCCTGGAGACCGAGATCTACCTGCGGACGGTCGATCTGCTGGACCTGTCCGGGGCGTCCGCGTTGTCGCTGATCCAGTTCGCCGCCGTGGTCGCCACGCTGGTGATCGGCGCGGTGGCCCGCCGGAAGCGGGAGAACGCGGTCAAGCTGAAGTCGGCGCGGGTCACCGCGCGCCGGCCGCGCGGCGGCGAGTGGTGGATGGTCGGCGCCGCGGTCACCGTGATCGGCCTTCTGATCGCGCCGATCGTCGCGCTGCTGGCCGAGTCGGTGTCCGCTTCGGACGGCTGGAGCCTTGCCGGGTACCGCGCGCTGAACACCACCGGAGAGAACGACTCGCTGCAGATATCCGGCTGGCTGGCGGCGAAGAACTCGCTGGCCGCGGCCACCGACGCGACGTTGCTGGCGATGGCGGTCGGGGTGGTCGCCAGCGTCGTGCTCGTGGCGCTGCGCCGTTCGCCGGGCAGGTTTGCCCGGGGGATGGGCGAGACGATGGACGTCGCGCTGATGCTGCCGCTCGGCGTGTCCGCGGTGACCGTCGGGTTCGGTTATCTGGTGACGCTCGACGCGCTGCCCGGCGATCTGCGCACCTCGCCGCTGCTGGTGCCGTTCGCCCAGGCGCTGGTCATCATCCCTCTGGTGGTGCGGATGATCCTGCCGGTGTTGCGCGCGGTCGACATCCGGCTGCGCCAGGCCGCCGCGACGCTCGGCGCGAGCCCGGCGCGGGTGTGGCGGGAGATCGACTTCCCGCTGGTCGCGAGATCAGTGGTGGCCGCCGCGGGCTTCGGCTACGTGGTCGCGCTCGGCGAGTTCGGCGCGACCAGTTTCCTCGCCCGGCCGGACGCGCCGACGCTGCCGGTCGCGGTCGCGACGCTGATCAGCCGGCCAGGGCAGCTGAACAATCAGATGGCGTACGCCGCGTGCGCCCTGCTCATGGTGGTGACGGTGGCGGCGGTCGCGCTGATCGACCGGTTCGGCTCGGTTCGCGGACGCAACACGGTCGGGGAGTTCTGA
- a CDS encoding ABC transporter ATP-binding protein, with protein sequence MALTVRDLTVHYGSFAAVRDARLDIADGEVLALLGPSGSGKSTLLRAITGLEPVSSGSVSWDGEDLADVPVHKREFGLVFQDGQLFPHRDVAANIAFGLRMHGIPRARHAARVEELLHLVGLTGYERRRVTELSGGQAQRVALARALAPEPRLLLLDEPLSGLDAGLREQLAIDLADLLRRSKITALLVTHDQEEAFTLADRVAVLDAGEIRQEGAVRAVWNEPVDEEVARFLGVTAFLDGEAEDGVVRTTLGTVELSGVDDGPVRLGLRPHGLKAADEGVSGQVTAAVHRREHLRLVVRCGDVAVDAVAPAGADFRAGDPVRLVPDPDGIAVVG encoded by the coding sequence ATGGCGCTGACCGTACGGGACTTGACTGTCCACTATGGATCCTTCGCGGCGGTCCGCGACGCTCGCCTGGACATCGCCGACGGCGAGGTGCTCGCGCTGCTGGGTCCGTCCGGCTCGGGCAAGTCGACGTTGCTGCGCGCGATCACCGGGCTGGAGCCAGTGTCGTCCGGTTCGGTATCGTGGGACGGCGAGGATCTCGCCGACGTGCCGGTGCACAAGCGCGAATTCGGCTTGGTGTTTCAAGACGGGCAGCTGTTCCCGCACCGGGATGTCGCCGCGAACATCGCGTTCGGCCTGCGGATGCACGGCATCCCGCGGGCGCGGCACGCGGCACGGGTCGAGGAGCTGCTGCACCTGGTCGGCCTGACCGGTTACGAGCGGCGCCGGGTGACGGAACTGTCCGGCGGGCAGGCGCAGCGGGTGGCGCTGGCGCGTGCACTGGCACCGGAGCCGCGGCTGCTGTTGCTGGACGAACCGCTGTCCGGATTGGACGCGGGCTTGCGCGAGCAGCTGGCGATCGACTTGGCGGACCTGTTGCGGCGCAGCAAGATCACCGCGTTGCTGGTGACGCACGATCAGGAAGAAGCCTTCACGCTCGCAGACCGGGTGGCGGTGCTCGACGCCGGCGAGATCCGGCAAGAAGGCGCGGTCCGCGCGGTGTGGAACGAGCCGGTGGACGAGGAGGTCGCGCGCTTCCTGGGCGTCACCGCGTTCCTGGACGGCGAGGCGGAAGACGGCGTCGTGCGGACGACGCTCGGCACGGTGGAACTGTCCGGAGTGGACGATGGGCCGGTGCGGCTCGGCTTGCGCCCGCACGGTCTCAAGGCAGCCGACGAGGGCGTGTCCGGACAGGTGACTGCCGCCGTGCACCGGCGGGAGCACCTGCGGCTGGTCGTCCGATGCGGCGATGTCGCGGTGGACGCCGTCGCGCCGGCCGGGGCGGATTTCCGGGCCGGCGATCCCGTCCGGCTGGTGCCGGACCCGGACGGGATCGCCGTGGTGGGCTGA
- a CDS encoding ABC transporter permease, whose translation MTTAAISVPVSRTGHDTVPLSRLVAAELRWIFRRPRTLAVLALLALVPIVVGIGLTLVDRSVGSNAPSDSGAALLVSAVNNALVLPIASMVMTLTLLLPLASAMAGADAIAGEAAHGTLRGWLVAPVSRGRLLAVKAFGVATVSVVAVLAMAFTGVTTGLIIGGTDSLFTLSGTTLSLGEALLRILLAGGWIVLQMWAVGAVALAVSSWTEHPMLVVASVLAGNIVFTILGFLDSLKWLHPFLLTQNWTLAPADVLQDPMSTTMLGEGAIRAACYIVVGLSLAYARLVTRDG comes from the coding sequence ATGACGACCGCAGCGATCTCGGTTCCGGTGAGCCGGACCGGTCACGACACGGTGCCGCTGTCCCGGCTGGTCGCCGCCGAACTGCGCTGGATCTTCCGGCGACCGCGCACGCTCGCCGTGCTCGCGCTGCTGGCTCTGGTGCCGATCGTGGTCGGCATCGGCCTCACCCTGGTAGACCGAAGCGTCGGTTCGAACGCGCCGTCCGACAGCGGCGCCGCGCTGCTGGTGTCCGCGGTGAACAACGCGCTGGTGCTGCCGATCGCCTCGATGGTCATGACGCTCACGCTGCTGCTGCCGCTGGCATCCGCGATGGCGGGCGCGGACGCGATCGCCGGCGAGGCCGCGCACGGCACGCTGCGCGGCTGGCTCGTCGCGCCGGTGAGCCGTGGCCGGTTGCTGGCGGTCAAGGCGTTCGGCGTGGCCACCGTGTCCGTCGTCGCCGTGCTGGCGATGGCGTTCACCGGCGTCACCACCGGACTGATCATCGGCGGCACGGACTCGCTGTTCACGCTGTCGGGCACCACGTTGTCGCTCGGCGAAGCGCTGCTGCGGATCCTTCTCGCGGGCGGCTGGATCGTGCTTCAGATGTGGGCGGTCGGCGCGGTCGCGCTGGCCGTGTCGAGCTGGACCGAACACCCGATGCTCGTGGTCGCGTCGGTGCTGGCCGGGAACATCGTGTTCACCATCCTCGGCTTCCTGGACTCGCTGAAGTGGCTGCACCCGTTCCTGCTCACGCAGAACTGGACGCTGGCGCCCGCCGACGTCCTGCAGGACCCGATGTCCACGACGATGCTCGGCGAAGGCGCGATCCGCGCGGCCTGCTACATCGTGGTCGGGCTTTCGCTGGCCTACGCGCGCCTGGTCACCCGGGACGGCTGA
- a CDS encoding ABC transporter ATP-binding protein, with product MTSTAVETGAGISEEVPAPAVPLAARTRGLRKVYRSTVAVDHVDLDVPEGSVLGMLGPNGSGKTTTIRMLLGLVRPTEGEVELLGRKMPDESAHALPDVGALVEGPGFHPFLSGRDNLLRFAAAEPRLASSAIPEAVDAALERVGLTVAARRRYKGYSLGMKQRLGLAGALLVPRRMVVLDEPTNGLDPAGTREIRRIIADLHAAGTTVVVSSHLLAEVEATCTHVAVLQSGTVVAQGELADLLESGNAALLVRTPDAERAVEVLRENRIGARLTPDGVRADLTVTPAPRVLQVLVQDGVEVHEATRARTGLEDLFARLTEGESATGDDSEGDA from the coding sequence GTGACGAGCACTGCGGTCGAAACCGGGGCGGGCATCTCGGAAGAGGTGCCCGCCCCGGCGGTACCGCTCGCCGCGCGCACCCGCGGGCTGCGCAAGGTCTACCGCAGCACGGTCGCGGTGGACCACGTCGACCTGGACGTGCCGGAAGGCTCCGTGCTCGGCATGCTCGGGCCGAACGGCTCCGGCAAGACGACCACCATCCGGATGCTGCTCGGCCTGGTCCGGCCGACCGAGGGCGAGGTCGAACTGCTCGGCCGGAAGATGCCGGACGAGTCGGCGCACGCGCTGCCGGACGTCGGCGCGCTGGTCGAGGGACCGGGATTCCATCCGTTCCTCTCCGGCCGCGACAACCTGCTGCGGTTCGCCGCCGCCGAGCCGCGGCTGGCCTCGTCGGCGATCCCCGAAGCGGTGGACGCGGCGCTGGAGCGGGTCGGGCTGACCGTCGCCGCGCGCCGGCGGTACAAGGGCTATTCGCTCGGCATGAAGCAGCGGCTCGGCCTGGCCGGCGCTCTGCTGGTGCCGCGCCGGATGGTCGTGCTCGACGAACCGACGAACGGCCTTGATCCGGCGGGTACCAGGGAGATCCGCCGTATCATCGCCGATCTGCACGCGGCGGGCACCACCGTGGTGGTGTCCTCGCATCTGCTCGCCGAGGTGGAAGCGACGTGCACGCACGTCGCGGTCCTGCAATCCGGCACCGTGGTCGCCCAGGGGGAACTGGCTGACCTGCTGGAGTCGGGGAACGCCGCGCTGCTGGTGCGCACGCCGGACGCCGAACGGGCAGTGGAAGTGCTGCGGGAGAACCGGATCGGCGCGCGGCTGACTCCGGACGGGGTGCGCGCCGATCTCACCGTCACGCCCGCGCCGCGCGTGCTGCAAGTGCTGGTGCAGGACGGGGTCGAGGTGCACGAGGCGACTCGCGCGCGCACTGGCCTGGAGGACCTGTTCGCCCGGCTGACCGAAGGGGAATCGGCGACCGGGGACGATTCCGAGGGGGACGCATGA
- a CDS encoding LolA family protein has product MEPKKKAITAAVVGTALGVGGLVVVAMPASAGSAPKLPQVSAEELVQSVAAAKPAAFDGTVTVSNDLGLPAMANAMPGAGALNVNSAHVYSDGAKNMKVALTKGTAQETIVHTGNTVWDYNSQTNSATKTTIPADVATKHGMTDGKAADPATAAKELLAKVRESSNVAVDGTATVADRPAYELVLTPKPTERTLLREIRIAVDSQTRMPLRLSVLSNGTTAPALELAFSQIEFAPQPADLFAFTPPKGAKVTEKQAKVDDKTKALANEAQASTKFVGDGWDTVVTGKVPADMLKAQPAQGERKGMDPQKMLSRFGKRVSGTWGSGYLFTTKVGGAVLTDDGRFAAGAVPEQVLYEALGAK; this is encoded by the coding sequence ATGGAACCGAAGAAGAAGGCCATCACCGCGGCCGTCGTCGGCACCGCGCTCGGCGTCGGGGGGCTCGTTGTGGTCGCCATGCCGGCTTCGGCCGGCAGCGCGCCGAAGCTGCCGCAGGTCAGCGCCGAGGAGCTGGTGCAGTCGGTCGCTGCCGCGAAGCCGGCCGCGTTCGACGGCACGGTGACGGTGAGCAACGACCTCGGCCTGCCGGCCATGGCCAACGCGATGCCGGGGGCAGGCGCGCTCAACGTCAACTCCGCGCACGTGTACAGCGACGGCGCCAAGAACATGAAGGTCGCGCTGACCAAGGGGACCGCACAGGAGACGATCGTCCACACCGGCAACACGGTGTGGGACTACAACTCCCAGACCAACAGCGCGACGAAGACCACCATCCCGGCGGACGTCGCGACCAAGCACGGCATGACCGACGGCAAGGCCGCCGACCCGGCCACCGCGGCCAAGGAACTGCTGGCCAAGGTCCGCGAGAGCAGCAACGTCGCGGTCGACGGCACCGCGACGGTGGCCGACCGGCCCGCCTACGAGCTGGTCCTCACGCCGAAGCCGACCGAGCGCACGCTGCTGCGCGAAATCCGGATCGCGGTCGACTCGCAGACCCGGATGCCGCTGCGGCTTTCGGTGCTGAGCAACGGCACCACCGCCCCGGCGCTGGAGCTGGCATTCAGCCAGATCGAGTTCGCCCCGCAGCCCGCCGACCTGTTCGCCTTCACCCCGCCGAAGGGCGCGAAGGTGACCGAGAAGCAGGCCAAGGTCGACGACAAGACCAAGGCGCTGGCGAACGAGGCCCAGGCGAGCACCAAGTTCGTCGGCGACGGCTGGGACACCGTGGTGACCGGCAAGGTGCCCGCGGACATGCTCAAGGCGCAGCCGGCCCAAGGCGAGCGCAAGGGGATGGACCCGCAGAAGATGCTGAGCCGGTTCGGGAAGCGGGTCAGCGGCACCTGGGGCAGCGGCTACCTGTTCACCACCAAGGTGGGCGGCGCGGTCCTGACCGACGACGGCCGGTTCGCCGCCGGCGCGGTCCCGGAGCAGGTGCTGTACGAAGCGCTGGGCGCGAAGTGA
- a CDS encoding response regulator transcription factor: MMRIVKPRVLVVDDEPGVRKALQRGLRAEDMDVVTAADGPTGLQLARTGSFDVVLLDIMLPGLSGYRVLERLRAENVTTPVLLVSAKDGEIDQADGLDLGADGYLVKPFSFVVLVAQVRAVLRRAGPGASRGTLKLGALEVDRALRQVHWNGEEVPLSPREFALLEVLVGRAGTVVTKDELLRAVWGEEQAVTRNLVEVYVGYVRRKLDAVGAGSLLRTVRGHGYLASDDQLDEVR, encoded by the coding sequence ATGATGAGGATCGTGAAACCTCGGGTGCTGGTGGTCGACGACGAACCAGGCGTACGGAAAGCGCTGCAGCGCGGCCTGCGCGCGGAGGACATGGACGTGGTCACCGCCGCGGACGGGCCGACCGGGCTGCAGCTCGCCCGCACCGGTTCGTTCGACGTCGTGCTGCTGGACATCATGCTGCCCGGTCTGTCCGGCTACCGGGTGCTGGAACGGCTGCGCGCGGAGAACGTGACCACGCCAGTGCTGCTGGTGTCCGCGAAGGACGGCGAGATCGACCAGGCCGACGGCCTCGACCTCGGTGCCGACGGGTACCTGGTGAAGCCGTTCTCCTTCGTCGTGCTGGTCGCGCAGGTGCGCGCGGTGCTGCGCCGCGCCGGGCCGGGCGCGTCGCGCGGCACGCTGAAACTCGGTGCGCTGGAGGTCGACCGGGCGTTGCGGCAGGTGCATTGGAACGGCGAAGAAGTGCCGCTGAGCCCACGCGAGTTCGCGTTGCTGGAGGTGCTGGTCGGCCGGGCCGGGACGGTGGTCACGAAGGACGAGCTGCTGCGCGCGGTGTGGGGCGAGGAACAAGCCGTCACGCGCAATCTCGTCGAGGTGTATGTCGGTTACGTGCGCCGCAAGCTCGACGCGGTCGGCGCCGGATCGCTGCTGCGAACCGTGCGCGGGCATGGCTATCTGGCGTCGGACGACCAGCTCGACGAGGTCAGGTGA
- a CDS encoding sensor histidine kinase, with the protein MTASPSSWWSGRSLQVRITVLAAAITLGCLLGLAALAANRLEPLLTDSVDKELVLALDPATSEVALGKPLSSADPVQVRVLDISGAPLDGQPRPKLSAPEVSRLKAGLPVQTDGSRWRGQVASAPDGSQRLVVAGAGLVGFAAAVHYGGLWLILVALIGALVAGLATWLVVRLALRPVARMRGLVRVLPPGARLPLPTSHDEMRALAEEFNALLERQEEVSQRLRRFTGDAAHELRSPVASIRVQAEVAVTNPDPELAQETLSDILAEAERLSGLLDGLLSLARSDAGEVPPAEPVEVVSEVRAAVRRLPAGAPDTRVSTTVAQAWASAAHQEVELVLDNLLRNACRYATGQIVVSVLASRSKVRVVVDDDGPGIAPEHRGKVFDRFYRVADDRARSSGGTGLGLAMVAETVRRRGGQVRVGESPDGGARFEVTWRAGADR; encoded by the coding sequence GTGACCGCCTCGCCGTCGTCGTGGTGGAGCGGCCGCTCCCTGCAGGTGCGGATCACCGTGCTGGCCGCCGCGATCACCCTCGGCTGTCTGCTCGGGCTCGCCGCGTTGGCCGCGAACCGGCTGGAACCGCTGCTCACCGACTCGGTCGACAAGGAGCTGGTCCTCGCGCTCGACCCGGCGACCAGCGAGGTCGCCCTCGGCAAGCCGCTCAGCTCGGCGGACCCGGTGCAAGTGCGGGTGCTGGACATTTCCGGCGCGCCGCTGGACGGCCAGCCCCGGCCGAAGCTGTCCGCGCCGGAAGTCTCCCGGCTCAAAGCCGGTCTGCCGGTGCAGACCGACGGTTCGCGCTGGCGCGGACAAGTAGCGAGTGCCCCGGACGGCAGCCAACGGCTGGTCGTCGCCGGCGCTGGTTTGGTCGGCTTCGCCGCGGCGGTGCACTACGGCGGGCTTTGGCTGATCCTGGTCGCTCTCATCGGCGCGCTAGTCGCTGGTCTGGCGACCTGGCTGGTCGTCCGGCTCGCGCTGCGACCGGTCGCGCGGATGCGCGGTCTGGTTCGCGTGCTGCCGCCCGGTGCCCGGTTGCCGCTGCCGACGTCGCACGACGAAATGCGCGCGCTGGCCGAGGAATTCAACGCGCTGCTCGAACGGCAGGAAGAGGTGAGCCAGCGGCTGCGCCGGTTCACCGGAGACGCCGCGCACGAACTGCGCTCGCCGGTCGCGTCGATCCGGGTGCAGGCCGAGGTGGCGGTGACGAACCCGGATCCCGAGCTGGCGCAGGAAACGCTGTCGGACATCCTCGCCGAGGCCGAGCGGCTGTCCGGCCTGCTGGACGGCCTGTTGTCGCTGGCCCGCTCCGACGCGGGCGAAGTGCCGCCCGCGGAACCGGTCGAGGTGGTGTCGGAGGTCCGCGCCGCGGTGCGCCGGCTGCCCGCCGGAGCGCCGGACACCCGGGTGAGCACCACGGTCGCGCAAGCTTGGGCTTCCGCCGCGCATCAGGAAGTCGAACTGGTGCTGGACAACCTGCTGCGCAACGCCTGCCGGTACGCGACCGGGCAGATCGTGGTGTCCGTGCTGGCTTCGCGGTCGAAGGTGCGGGTCGTGGTCGACGACGACGGACCAGGCATCGCGCCCGAGCACCGCGGCAAGGTCTTCGACCGGTTCTACCGGGTGGCCGACGACCGCGCCCGGTCCTCCGGCGGAACCGGGCTGGGCCTGGCGATGGTCGCCGAAACGGTGCGCCGCCGGGGAGGCCAGGTCCGGGTGGGCGAGTCCCCGGACGGCGGCGCGCGGTTCGAGGTCACCTGGCGGGCCGGAGCGGACCGGTGA
- a CDS encoding (deoxy)nucleoside triphosphate pyrophosphohydrolase — MEAVIVGAALVRDGKLLAQQRAWPPHHAGQWELPGGRVEADETEAFALARECQEELDVVVTVGGRVGPEVPLPGGKVLRVYAAALLSPGDEPRAVEHTALRWVGEDELDSLDWLPADRDLLPALHDLVREAG, encoded by the coding sequence ATGGAAGCGGTCATCGTCGGGGCGGCACTGGTGCGCGACGGCAAGCTGCTTGCCCAGCAGCGGGCCTGGCCGCCGCATCACGCGGGCCAGTGGGAATTGCCGGGCGGGCGCGTCGAAGCGGACGAGACTGAGGCCTTCGCCTTGGCCAGGGAATGCCAGGAAGAGCTGGACGTGGTGGTCACTGTCGGCGGCCGGGTCGGGCCGGAAGTGCCGCTGCCGGGCGGAAAAGTCCTGCGGGTGTACGCCGCGGCGCTGCTGTCCCCGGGCGACGAGCCGCGCGCGGTGGAGCACACCGCGCTGCGCTGGGTCGGCGAGGACGAACTGGACAGCCTCGACTGGCTGCCGGCGGATCGGGATCTGTTGCCCGCGCTGCATGATCTGGTGCGCGAGGCCGGCTGA
- the trpS gene encoding tryptophan--tRNA ligase: protein MVQLSGITPSGHAQLGNYLGALRRWAADGGPDDLYFVSDLHAMTTAHNPARLRSLATEQLAVLVAAGVAPERLFVQSDLVRELGALTWVLECTCAYGEAARMIQFKEKSAARSTSVEGGGQAGVRLSLLTYPVLMAADILAVGADEVPVGEDQRQHVELARTLARRFNSTYGEVFVVPEATLPPAGARVRDLAEPTRKMSKSAENSAGVVFVLDEPDQIRRKVRRARTDGDSAPVYDPENRPGVSNLLDILAACAGGDPAQLADKYPSYGVLKDAVADAVIEELRPVRDGTLALLDDVGELERIRKAGAERATERSAHRVSAALRMVGAA from the coding sequence ATGGTCCAGCTGTCCGGCATCACCCCGTCCGGCCACGCCCAGCTCGGCAACTACCTCGGCGCGCTGCGCCGGTGGGCAGCCGACGGCGGTCCGGACGACCTGTACTTCGTCTCCGATCTGCATGCGATGACCACCGCGCACAACCCGGCCAGACTGCGTTCGCTCGCCACCGAGCAGCTAGCCGTGCTCGTCGCCGCCGGAGTCGCGCCGGAACGGTTGTTCGTGCAGTCCGATCTGGTGCGCGAGCTGGGAGCGTTGACCTGGGTCCTGGAATGCACCTGTGCCTACGGCGAGGCCGCGCGGATGATCCAGTTCAAGGAGAAGTCCGCGGCGCGAAGCACCTCCGTCGAGGGCGGCGGCCAGGCCGGAGTCCGGCTGAGCCTGCTCACCTATCCGGTGCTGATGGCGGCGGACATCCTCGCCGTGGGCGCGGACGAGGTGCCGGTCGGCGAGGACCAGCGGCAGCACGTCGAACTGGCGCGCACGCTCGCCCGCCGGTTCAACTCCACCTACGGGGAGGTGTTCGTGGTCCCCGAGGCCACGCTGCCGCCGGCCGGAGCACGGGTGCGAGATCTTGCCGAACCGACGCGGAAGATGTCGAAGTCGGCGGAGAACTCCGCCGGGGTCGTGTTCGTCCTCGACGAACCGGACCAGATCCGGCGCAAGGTCCGGCGGGCGCGCACCGACGGCGATTCGGCGCCGGTGTACGACCCGGAGAACCGGCCTGGCGTCTCGAACCTGCTGGACATCCTCGCCGCCTGCGCGGGCGGCGATCCGGCCCAGCTGGCGGACAAGTACCCGTCGTACGGGGTGCTCAAGGACGCGGTCGCGGACGCGGTGATCGAGGAGCTGCGTCCGGTCCGGGATGGGACGCTCGCGTTGCTGGACGACGTCGGCGAACTGGAACGGATCCGCAAGGCGGGTGCGGAGCGGGCGACCGAGCGCAGCGCGCACCGGGTTTCGGCGGCGTTGCGGATGGTCGGCGCGGCTTGA
- a CDS encoding YciI family protein, with amino-acid sequence MFVVVLTYTAPLDEIDQAMPDHVEWLSKQYDDGHFLASGRQNPRIGGVIITRPMDRANLDAILAADPFAIKGLASYEIIEFSPTRTAPELGLVNEILDNS; translated from the coding sequence ATGTTCGTCGTAGTGCTCACTTACACCGCTCCGCTGGACGAGATCGACCAAGCGATGCCAGACCACGTCGAATGGCTGTCGAAGCAGTACGACGACGGCCACTTCCTGGCCTCCGGCCGCCAGAACCCGCGCATCGGCGGGGTGATCATCACCCGCCCGATGGACCGCGCGAACCTGGACGCCATCCTCGCCGCCGACCCGTTCGCGATCAAGGGCCTGGCCAGCTACGAAATCATCGAGTTCTCGCCGACCCGGACCGCCCCGGAACTAGGCCTGGTCAACGAAATCCTGGACAACAGCTAA